The Clostridioides difficile genome has a segment encoding these proteins:
- a CDS encoding AraC family transcriptional regulator, with translation MSNNHISSFTNSIQSKKHKHWMLQLFIGIEDSLNINIDGNDIEGKCIIVDSNIEHCFSTGEKICFTMLIEPTSSLALSFKSKYIDKIKGYGIIDIHNTKHIQKEYVNFVKTHDKESYLNFIKSVFKYLDITQTNYTVVDKRIHKIMQKLNECDCQDHSIKNISDMVFLSPSRLSHIFKEQTGMPLKSYILLHKIQKAYFLLLSGKYAITDAAMMAGFDSASHLAYTNKCMTGMNISGVLKNSKFLKVSNYSKV, from the coding sequence ATGTCAAATAATCATATTTCTTCTTTTACAAATTCAATTCAATCAAAGAAGCATAAGCATTGGATGTTGCAATTGTTTATAGGAATTGAAGATAGTTTAAATATAAATATAGATGGAAATGATATAGAAGGCAAATGCATTATTGTAGATAGTAATATAGAACATTGTTTTTCAACAGGAGAAAAAATATGTTTTACCATGTTAATTGAACCAACATCATCACTTGCATTGAGTTTTAAGTCAAAATATATTGACAAAATTAAGGGTTATGGAATTATAGATATTCATAATACTAAACATATACAAAAAGAATATGTTAATTTTGTCAAAACTCATGATAAAGAAAGTTATTTAAATTTTATAAAATCTGTGTTTAAATATCTTGATATTACTCAAACCAATTACACAGTAGTTGATAAAAGAATTCATAAAATAATGCAAAAGCTTAATGAGTGTGACTGTCAGGATCATTCCATAAAAAATATTTCTGATATGGTATTTCTTTCACCAAGCAGACTGTCCCATATATTCAAAGAGCAAACAGGAATGCCCTTAAAGAGCTATATTCTCCTACATAAAATTCAAAAAGCTTATTTTTTACTTTTATCTGGTAAATACGCTATAACCGATGCTGCTATGATGGCAGGTTTTGACAGTGCTTCACATCTAGCATATACCAACAAATGTATGACTGGTATGAATATTTCTGGCGTATTAAAAAACAGCAAGTTTTTGAAAGTTTCAAATTACTCTAAAGTATAA
- a CDS encoding 4-hydroxybutyrate dehydrogenase — protein MKLFQQKTQVHKFKNSKEFIEEFKICESDFILTSKNAYDTYFKSFGLDAHVEYKSKYGTGEPDDIMMDKLLDDFSKTNCTRIIAIGGGAVIDMAKLLVLKDGKKSSDLFQKKVSLEKVRELIAVPTTCGAGSEVSNISIAEITEMNTKFGLAVDELFPDYAVLIPELLLELPYSFFATSAIDALIHAIESFVSPKASIYTEIFSTKAIEMILNGFQKIVLNGKDYRFDIIDDFLVASDLAGIAFGNAGTGAVHALSYPLSGVYHVTHGEANYQFFIEVFKTYNRLSPDGKLSKINMLLSEIMNCEISEVYEKMEELLNKIITRKRLREYGMKDYEINSFADSVLDSQQRLLNQSYVKLNREEMVNIYRTLY, from the coding sequence ATGAAGTTATTTCAGCAAAAAACACAAGTTCATAAATTTAAAAATTCAAAAGAATTTATAGAAGAATTCAAGATTTGTGAATCAGATTTTATATTAACAAGTAAAAATGCATATGATACATATTTTAAAAGCTTTGGTTTGGATGCACATGTAGAGTATAAAAGTAAGTATGGAACTGGTGAACCTGATGATATAATGATGGATAAATTACTGGATGATTTTTCAAAAACTAATTGTACAAGAATTATTGCTATTGGTGGAGGAGCAGTTATTGATATGGCAAAGTTGTTAGTACTTAAAGATGGAAAGAAATCAAGTGATTTATTTCAAAAAAAGGTTTCTTTAGAAAAAGTAAGAGAATTAATAGCTGTTCCTACGACTTGTGGAGCAGGTTCAGAGGTGTCAAATATTTCAATTGCAGAAATAACAGAGATGAATACTAAATTTGGATTAGCTGTAGATGAATTATTTCCAGATTATGCAGTTTTAATTCCAGAGTTACTATTAGAGCTTCCATATTCATTTTTTGCTACAAGTGCAATTGATGCTTTAATACATGCTATAGAATCTTTTGTATCTCCAAAGGCGAGTATTTATACAGAAATTTTTAGTACCAAAGCTATAGAAATGATTTTAAATGGATTTCAGAAAATTGTGTTAAATGGAAAAGATTATAGATTTGATATTATAGACGATTTTTTGGTTGCAAGTGATTTAGCTGGTATTGCTTTTGGAAATGCTGGCACAGGAGCAGTACATGCACTTTCATACCCATTAAGTGGAGTTTATCATGTTACTCATGGTGAAGCTAATTATCAGTTTTTTATAGAAGTATTTAAAACATATAATAGATTATCACCAGATGGTAAATTATCAAAAATAAATATGCTTTTAAGTGAAATAATGAATTGTGAAATATCAGAGGTATATGAAAAAATGGAAGAGCTACTTAATAAAATTATTACAAGAAAACGTTTAAGAGAATATGGAATGAAAGATTATGAGATAAATAGTTTTGCAGACAGTGTCTTAGATAGTCAACAAAGGTTATTAAATCAAAGTTATGTTAAACTTAATAGAGAAGAAATGGTAAATATATACAGAACTTTATATTAA
- a CDS encoding MoxR family ATPase — MIKKEMGNFKGSSDYVVSPELMASVNVAIALEKPLLIKGEPGTGKTMLAQAISNQLQKNLVIWNIKSTTKAQDGLYVYDTVQRLYDSQFGGEGVDDIGKYIKYGKLGEAFSSKQQVILLIDEIDKADLEFPNDLLWELDKMEFYINETKETITAKQRPIVIITSNAEKELPDAFLRRCIFHYIEFPDRDMMEEIVKVHFDKVEEHLLEQVMTTFYWIRSLKEIQKKPSTSELIDWIQALTLSGIPIEKIEKEVPFAGILLKNNEDIESMQKRL, encoded by the coding sequence ATGATAAAAAAAGAGATGGGTAATTTTAAAGGAAGTAGTGATTATGTAGTATCACCAGAATTAATGGCATCAGTTAATGTTGCTATAGCACTTGAAAAACCACTTTTAATTAAAGGAGAACCTGGAACAGGAAAAACTATGCTTGCACAAGCAATTTCAAATCAACTACAAAAAAACTTAGTAATTTGGAACATAAAATCAACTACAAAAGCACAGGATGGACTTTATGTATATGATACTGTTCAAAGACTTTATGATAGCCAATTTGGAGGTGAAGGAGTAGATGATATTGGCAAGTACATAAAATATGGTAAATTAGGAGAAGCATTTAGTTCAAAACAACAAGTAATTCTTTTAATAGATGAGATAGACAAGGCAGACTTAGAGTTTCCAAACGATTTGCTATGGGAATTAGATAAAATGGAATTTTACATAAATGAGACAAAAGAAACTATAACAGCAAAACAAAGACCTATAGTAATTATAACTTCGAATGCAGAAAAAGAGCTTCCAGATGCTTTTTTAAGAAGATGTATATTTCATTATATAGAATTTCCTGATAGAGATATGATGGAGGAGATAGTTAAAGTACATTTTGATAAAGTTGAAGAACATTTATTAGAGCAAGTGATGACGACTTTTTACTGGATTAGAAGTTTAAAAGAGATACAAAAGAAACCTAGTACATCAGAATTAATAGACTGGATACAAGCATTGACTTTGAGTGGAATTCCAATTGAAAAAATAGAAAAAGAGGTTCCTTTTGCAGGGATACTGCTTAAAAATAATGAGGATATTGAATCTATGCAAAAACGTTTGTAG
- a CDS encoding VWA domain-containing protein — MFIKFFYLLRARGLDISLNEWMTLIEALDKGLCYSNFSNFYYLCRMILIKSESDFDKFDAVFLEYFKGVEHKEEIPEEIMNWLEKPNVDLEEFERLEQNPNINLDELRAKLEERIKEQDSPHNGGNYWIGTGGTSELGHSGKGQTGIRIGGTSTYGRAVLEVAGERKYRDFRDDEVLNMRQFQVALKRLRQFSTRIDAPKTELDLDKTIEETCNNAGYLKLFFEKPRKNTVKLLLLIDSGGSMRGYSTLCNTLFQSVSKSNHFKDVKVYYFHNCFYDRLFTTPECWLSKSIDTEWILQNIDKNYKVIIVGDASMAPSELLHIGGNYRGPYNDTPGIEWLKRFKRKYSKIVWLNPELRDGWDSISYWYQTQRLIQSEFNMYPLTVKGLEKSLKNLMIAK, encoded by the coding sequence ATGTTTATTAAATTTTTTTATTTATTGAGAGCAAGAGGTCTAGATATATCTTTAAATGAATGGATGACTTTGATTGAAGCACTAGACAAAGGTCTTTGTTATTCAAATTTTTCAAATTTTTACTATCTTTGTAGGATGATTTTAATAAAAAGTGAAAGTGATTTTGATAAATTTGATGCAGTGTTTTTAGAATATTTTAAAGGTGTAGAACACAAAGAAGAAATTCCAGAAGAGATTATGAACTGGCTTGAAAAGCCAAATGTGGATTTAGAAGAATTTGAAAGATTGGAACAAAATCCAAATATAAACCTTGATGAATTGAGAGCTAAATTAGAGGAACGTATAAAAGAACAAGATTCTCCACATAATGGGGGAAATTACTGGATAGGAACAGGAGGCACTTCTGAATTAGGTCATTCAGGTAAAGGTCAGACTGGTATACGTATAGGTGGAACTTCGACTTATGGAAGAGCTGTTCTTGAAGTTGCAGGAGAAAGAAAGTATAGAGATTTTAGAGATGATGAAGTTTTAAATATGCGTCAATTTCAAGTTGCATTAAAAAGGCTTCGTCAATTTTCTACTAGAATAGATGCTCCAAAGACAGAACTTGATTTAGATAAAACCATTGAAGAGACTTGTAATAATGCAGGATATTTAAAACTGTTTTTTGAAAAACCAAGAAAAAATACAGTTAAGCTTTTGCTACTTATAGATTCAGGTGGTTCAATGAGAGGGTATAGTACTTTATGTAATACATTATTTCAGTCTGTAAGTAAATCAAATCACTTTAAAGATGTAAAAGTATATTATTTTCATAACTGTTTTTATGATAGATTATTTACAACACCAGAATGTTGGTTAAGTAAATCTATTGATACTGAATGGATATTACAAAACATAGATAAAAACTATAAAGTTATAATCGTTGGTGATGCCTCTATGGCACCTTCTGAGTTACTTCATATTGGTGGCAATTATCGAGGTCCATATAACGATACACCTGGAATAGAGTGGCTTAAAAGATTCAAAAGAAAGTATAGTAAAATTGTGTGGCTAAATCCGGAATTGAGAGATGGATGGGATTCAATCAGTTATTGGTATCAGACTCAAAGGTTAATACAAAGTGAGTTTAATATGTATCCATTAACTGTAAAAGGATTAGAGAAGTCGTTGAAAAATTTAATGATTGCGAAATAA
- the cspBA gene encoding bifunctional germination protease/germinant receptor pseudoprotease CspBA, with amino-acid sequence MIIINYELIVKYNGDILRLEQELGVSVEILNASYAIITSSDEEDVNRLLTYPEIEFIEKPFILQTQDIQSFSSTGITGFKNRTGLTGKGTIIGIIDSGIDYTLPVFRDSDGRSKILYYWDQSIQGNPPDGFKEGTLYTNEDINNAIAGSTYIPISTTSLHGTHVAGICATIASDARIIVVRVGNIQTDVFSRSTEFMRAIKFILDRALELRMPVTLNISYGSNEGSHRGTSLFEQYIDDMCLFWKNNIVVAAGNNADKGGHKRIRLQNNTTEEVEFVVGEGERILNINIWPDFVDDFSVHLVSPSNTQTQSISLTSGEIRNTLGETRVNGYFYPIAPYSLTRRVTLQLSSNTQINPGLWRIVFEPIDIVTGNVNIYLPTSEGLNRNTRFLIPTQELTVTVPGTASRVITVGSFNSRTDIVSIFSGEGDTQLGVFKPDLLAPGEDIISFLPGGTSGALTGTSMATPHVTGVCSLFMEWGIVNGNDLFLYSQKLRALLLKGARRTSNQPYPNNSSGFGFLNLSDIDLYTLSSINQDLETEGIGYRSINKSFKDEENSYKIIENYNNQRNDDLNLENFLSENMDRQSGTLAGINVIHTPEFEEELAILGMSQEFLKLSDSFGVLSINTTDYNSIQRVLELPSVIRTESTIKMTLLGEINQGTFGGVVATEEIGVNFFKNNPNITITGRGTLIAIADTGIDYLHKDFIYADGTSKIAFLWDQTKDGTPPEGFYIGTEYTREDLNRAIAENDASLSQDEVGQGTMISGICAGLGNVNKEYAGIAEDAELIIIKIGKIEGFYNSAMLFAASQYAYKKSSELGRPLVINISLGSNSLVGLTNRSNSEKAFFTRGLCLTAGAGNEGNTQTHTSGRIPNVGSAVEVELELSEEEEELSVELWLNKPDKADVIIVSPTGEESKSVGVSSYNRVTGLFDLEGTEYSVTYVYPTTFSGQQYTNVTLRNAKRGVWKIRLVGVYIVNGIYNLYLPNRVLLKSGTRFREVDPFYTINYPAVQDDLITIGAYNTINNSLWQSSSRGPTIEDRLKPDLVAPGVNIIAAYPGNTYATITGTAAASAHAAGAAAMYFQYTFVDRRYPNQAYVQKIKTFMQAGARKNQTTQYPNTSIGYGTLDVRGMFDVLR; translated from the coding sequence GTGATTATAATAAATTATGAATTAATCGTAAAATACAACGGAGATATATTAAGATTAGAGCAAGAATTAGGTGTTTCAGTAGAAATACTTAATGCTTCATATGCAATAATAACATCAAGTGATGAAGAAGATGTAAATAGATTATTGACTTATCCAGAAATAGAGTTTATAGAAAAACCTTTTATATTACAAACTCAAGATATACAAAGCTTTTCAAGCACAGGGATAACAGGTTTTAAAAATAGAACAGGATTAACTGGAAAAGGGACTATAATTGGTATAATTGATTCGGGTATAGATTATACTTTGCCTGTATTTAGAGATAGCGATGGAAGGTCTAAAATATTATACTATTGGGACCAGTCTATACAAGGAAATCCTCCAGATGGTTTTAAAGAAGGAACATTATATACTAATGAAGATATAAATAATGCAATAGCTGGAAGTACATATATACCTATTTCAACAACTAGTCTGCATGGTACACATGTTGCAGGTATTTGTGCAACTATTGCAAGTGATGCTAGGATAATAGTGGTAAGAGTTGGAAATATACAAACAGATGTTTTTTCAAGAAGTACAGAGTTTATGAGGGCAATTAAATTTATTTTAGATAGAGCATTAGAATTAAGAATGCCTGTTACATTAAATATAAGTTATGGAAGTAATGAAGGCTCACATAGAGGAACTTCTTTATTTGAGCAGTATATAGATGATATGTGTTTATTTTGGAAAAATAATATAGTGGTAGCAGCTGGAAATAATGCGGATAAGGGTGGTCATAAAAGGATTAGACTTCAAAATAACACTACAGAAGAAGTCGAGTTTGTAGTTGGAGAAGGAGAACGTATATTAAATATAAATATATGGCCAGATTTTGTTGATGATTTTAGTGTACATTTAGTAAGTCCATCAAATACTCAGACACAATCAATTTCTCTAACTTCAGGTGAAATAAGAAATACTTTAGGAGAGACAAGAGTTAATGGTTATTTTTATCCTATAGCACCATATTCTCTTACTAGGAGAGTTACTTTGCAGTTAAGCTCAAACACACAGATAAATCCTGGTTTATGGAGAATTGTATTTGAGCCTATAGATATTGTAACTGGCAATGTGAATATATATCTACCAACTTCTGAGGGATTAAACAGAAACACGAGATTTTTGATTCCTACCCAAGAACTTACTGTTACAGTCCCTGGAACAGCAAGTAGAGTTATAACTGTAGGAAGTTTTAATTCAAGAACAGATATAGTATCCATATTTTCTGGCGAAGGAGATACACAATTGGGGGTGTTTAAACCAGACTTACTAGCTCCAGGTGAAGATATAATATCTTTTTTACCAGGAGGTACCAGTGGAGCATTAACTGGAACTAGTATGGCTACTCCTCATGTTACAGGAGTTTGTTCGTTGTTTATGGAATGGGGAATTGTAAATGGAAATGATTTATTTTTATATTCACAAAAGTTAAGAGCATTACTTCTTAAAGGAGCAAGAAGAACAAGTAACCAGCCATATCCAAATAATTCATCGGGATTTGGTTTTTTAAATTTATCAGACATAGATTTGTATACTTTATCTAGTATAAATCAAGATTTAGAAACAGAAGGTATTGGATATAGAAGTATTAATAAGTCATTTAAAGATGAAGAAAATAGTTATAAGATTATAGAAAATTATAATAATCAAAGAAATGATGATTTAAATTTAGAGAATTTTTTAAGTGAAAATATGGATAGACAATCAGGAACATTGGCAGGGATAAATGTAATTCATACTCCTGAATTTGAAGAGGAGTTAGCCATATTGGGTATGAGTCAAGAATTCCTCAAGTTAAGTGACTCATTTGGCGTACTATCTATAAACACTACAGATTATAATAGTATACAACGAGTTTTGGAACTTCCATCAGTTATAAGGACAGAATCAACTATAAAGATGACACTACTTGGAGAGATTAATCAAGGGACTTTTGGTGGTGTAGTTGCAACAGAAGAAATAGGTGTAAATTTTTTCAAAAATAATCCCAATATAACAATAACAGGAAGAGGTACTCTTATAGCGATTGCTGATACAGGAATAGACTATCTACATAAAGATTTTATATATGCAGATGGTACCTCAAAAATAGCTTTTTTATGGGACCAAACAAAGGATGGAACTCCGCCTGAAGGTTTTTACATTGGTACAGAATATACACGAGAAGATCTTAATAGAGCAATTGCAGAAAATGATGCTAGTCTATCTCAAGATGAAGTTGGGCAAGGGACTATGATAAGTGGTATATGCGCAGGACTTGGTAATGTAAATAAGGAATATGCAGGAATAGCTGAAGATGCTGAATTAATAATAATAAAAATTGGAAAGATAGAGGGATTCTATAATAGCGCGATGTTATTTGCTGCATCTCAGTATGCATATAAAAAATCTTCTGAACTTGGGAGGCCATTAGTAATAAATATATCTTTGGGCAGCAATAGTTTAGTTGGATTGACTAATAGAAGTAATAGTGAAAAAGCATTTTTTACTAGAGGGTTATGTTTAACAGCAGGAGCAGGAAATGAGGGAAATACTCAGACACACACATCTGGAAGAATACCAAATGTAGGAAGTGCTGTTGAAGTTGAGTTGGAATTAAGTGAAGAAGAGGAAGAGTTATCAGTAGAACTTTGGCTGAATAAGCCAGATAAGGCAGATGTAATAATAGTATCTCCTACTGGTGAAGAAAGTAAAAGTGTTGGAGTATCAAGTTATAATAGGGTAACAGGTTTATTTGATTTAGAAGGAACTGAGTATTCTGTAACGTATGTATATCCAACTACTTTTTCAGGTCAGCAGTATACTAATGTTACTCTGAGAAATGCCAAAAGAGGAGTGTGGAAGATTAGATTAGTTGGAGTTTACATTGTAAATGGAATATATAACTTGTATCTTCCAAATAGAGTTCTTTTAAAAAGTGGAACTAGATTTAGAGAGGTTGACCCTTTCTATACTATAAATTATCCAGCTGTTCAGGACGATTTAATAACTATAGGAGCTTACAATACTATTAATAATAGTTTGTGGCAAAGTTCATCAAGAGGGCCAACTATTGAAGATAGATTAAAGCCAGACTTAGTAGCACCAGGAGTTAATATAATAGCTGCATATCCAGGAAATACATATGCAACTATAACTGGTACAGCAGCAGCTAGTGCACATGCCGCAGGAGCCGCAGCAATGTATTTTCAATATACTTTTGTTGATAGGAGATATCCAAACCAAGCATATGTCCAAAAAATAAAAACTTTTATGCAAGCTGGAGCTAGAAAAAATCAAACTACACAGTATCCAAATACGAGTATTGGATATGGAACTTTAGATGTTAGAGGTATGTTTGATGTGTTAAGATAG
- the cspC gene encoding bile acid germinant receptor pseudoprotease CspC: MEKSYCIIYQGDIETALQENGINKYMVLNSQLAVIYVPMDFDETILNNILEVAWWEESAPMSSLIEITNNVNNGETITTAAETEYIYENPYNDITGRGILLAVIDSGIDYLHPDFVNSDGTSKVLRLWDQEENTNPPPEGFIFGSEFTRSELSLAISRNDGSLSQDNIGTGTLASGILVGNGRVNSQYRGITTESDLIVVKLKSYTDTYYTGRINYSVSDFLAAITYVTNIAKTENKPIIINLTIGVKSGAVATTSILDTFNILSSAGVVLVSGAGNQGNTDIHYAGRFSSLNEIQDVIIQDGDDHALDITLNTNGPDKIGAQIISPSGEVSHDIRYSPDFYVYRGKFNLENTTYSMRFIYPYITSGNESLEIRLRDIKPGVWTLRLTPELIIGGEYDIYLPNKNLIAPDTRFLDPDSVATITMYAAGDDVITVGTFNNKTDSMWIGSSKGPIRGRGIKPDIVAPGVDIISTYKNGTYNTATGTGVSSSIVSGVLALLMEYLEKQDNIPRLSLFTQVLKTYLILGATKLDIYTYPNVSQGYGILNLKNTIQQMANTL, encoded by the coding sequence ATGGAAAAATCTTATTGTATAATTTACCAAGGTGATATAGAAACTGCACTTCAAGAAAATGGAATAAATAAATACATGGTTTTAAATAGCCAGCTTGCAGTAATATATGTACCTATGGATTTTGATGAAACTATTTTAAATAATATACTAGAGGTTGCTTGGTGGGAAGAATCTGCTCCAATGAGCAGTTTAATTGAAATAACTAATAATGTAAACAATGGAGAAACTATTACAACAGCTGCTGAAACAGAGTATATTTACGAAAATCCATATAATGATATAACAGGAAGAGGAATTTTATTAGCAGTTATAGATTCTGGTATAGATTATTTACATCCTGATTTTGTGAACTCAGATGGAACAAGTAAGGTTTTACGATTATGGGACCAAGAAGAAAATACAAATCCGCCACCAGAAGGATTTATTTTTGGGAGTGAATTTACAAGAAGTGAATTAAGTTTAGCTATAAGTAGAAATGATGGAAGTCTAAGTCAAGATAATATAGGTACTGGAACTTTGGCTTCTGGTATATTAGTGGGAAATGGAAGAGTAAATTCACAATATAGAGGTATAACTACAGAGTCGGATTTGATAGTAGTTAAATTAAAATCATATACAGACACCTATTATACTGGAAGAATAAATTATAGTGTTTCAGATTTTTTAGCAGCTATAACATATGTTACTAATATAGCAAAAACAGAAAATAAACCTATAATAATAAATCTGACTATTGGAGTTAAGTCAGGTGCTGTGGCAACGACTTCTATACTAGATACATTTAATATATTAAGTAGTGCTGGTGTTGTATTAGTAAGTGGTGCAGGTAATCAAGGTAATACAGATATTCATTATGCTGGAAGATTTAGTAGTTTAAATGAAATCCAAGATGTAATAATCCAAGATGGCGATGATCATGCACTTGATATAACACTGAATACAAATGGTCCTGATAAAATAGGTGCACAAATAATATCTCCCTCAGGTGAGGTTAGTCATGATATAAGATATTCTCCAGATTTTTATGTATATAGAGGAAAATTTAATTTGGAAAATACTACTTATTCAATGAGATTCATCTATCCCTATATTACCTCTGGGAATGAAAGCCTAGAGATAAGACTGAGAGATATAAAACCTGGAGTGTGGACTTTAAGACTAACTCCAGAACTCATAATAGGGGGAGAGTATGATATATATTTACCAAATAAAAACTTGATAGCACCAGATACAAGATTTTTAGACCCAGACTCAGTGGCTACAATAACTATGTATGCTGCTGGGGATGACGTAATAACAGTTGGTACATTTAATAATAAGACTGATAGTATGTGGATTGGTTCATCAAAAGGCCCAATTAGGGGAAGAGGAATTAAGCCAGATATAGTAGCCCCAGGAGTAGATATAATATCTACATATAAAAATGGAACATATAATACAGCAACAGGTACAGGAGTTAGTAGTTCTATAGTTTCTGGAGTCTTGGCCTTATTAATGGAATACTTAGAAAAACAAGATAATATCCCAAGGTTATCATTGTTCACACAAGTTTTAAAAACATATTTAATATTGGGAGCTACGAAGCTCGATATATATACATATCCAAATGTTTCACAGGGATATGGTATTTTAAATTTAAAAAATACAATTCAACAGATGGCAAATACTTTGTAA
- a CDS encoding DUF3787 domain-containing protein, which translates to MESKKARALKGKDNKRLRSPLLVGNESTAAWADVEKLKPHSKVSIPSLNSVEEAKDWVDNGSKL; encoded by the coding sequence TTGGAAAGTAAAAAAGCAAGAGCATTAAAAGGTAAAGATAACAAAAGACTTAGAAGTCCACTTCTAGTTGGAAATGAATCAACAGCAGCTTGGGCAGATGTTGAAAAATTAAAACCTCATAGTAAAGTTTCAATACCTTCACTTAACAGTGTTGAAGAAGCAAAAGATTGGGTTGACAATGGAAGTAAACTGTAA
- the asnS gene encoding asparagine--tRNA ligase, translating into MQKEFITVKELYRDKEQYIGKTVKVAGWIRTSRVSKNFGFIELNDGSFFKNMQVVFDEKVENFKEIGKLAISSSILVEGELVSTEGAKQPVEIHAKNIVVEGESDSSYPLQKKRHTLEYLRTIAHLRPRSNTFSAVFRVRSIAAYAIHKFFQERNFVYAHSPIITGSDCEGAGEMFRITTMDLNDIPKTEDGKIDYTQDFFGKESNLTVSGQLNAEIMALSFRNVYTFGPTFRAENSYTGRHASEFWMIEPEIVFADLEDNMELAEDMIKYVINYVLENAPEEMEFFNSFIDKGLLERLNKIVNSEFVRITYTKAVELLLESGHEFEYPVEWGCDLQTEHERYITEQIYNCPVFVTDYPKDIKAFYMRMNEDGKTVRAMDLLVPGVGEIVGGSQREEREDVLLDRIHEMELNEEDYWWYLELRKFGTATHSGFGLGFERIIMYMTGMSNIRDVIPFPRTPKNAEF; encoded by the coding sequence ATGCAAAAGGAATTTATAACAGTAAAAGAATTGTACAGAGATAAAGAACAGTACATAGGAAAAACTGTAAAAGTAGCTGGATGGATAAGAACATCTAGAGTATCTAAAAACTTTGGATTTATAGAATTAAATGATGGAAGTTTCTTTAAAAATATGCAAGTAGTATTTGATGAAAAAGTTGAAAATTTTAAAGAGATAGGTAAATTGGCAATAAGCTCATCTATACTTGTAGAAGGAGAGTTGGTATCTACAGAAGGAGCTAAACAACCAGTAGAGATACATGCAAAAAATATAGTTGTAGAAGGTGAATCAGATAGTTCATACCCACTACAAAAGAAAAGACATACACTTGAGTATTTAAGAACAATTGCACATTTAAGACCAAGAAGTAATACTTTTTCAGCTGTATTTAGAGTAAGATCAATAGCTGCATATGCAATACACAAATTCTTTCAAGAAAGAAACTTCGTATATGCACATTCTCCAATCATAACAGGTAGTGACTGTGAAGGAGCAGGAGAAATGTTTAGAATAACAACTATGGATTTAAATGATATTCCAAAAACAGAAGATGGAAAAATAGACTATACACAAGATTTCTTTGGGAAAGAATCTAATTTGACAGTTAGTGGACAATTAAATGCTGAAATAATGGCACTTTCTTTTAGAAATGTTTATACTTTTGGACCTACATTTAGAGCTGAAAACTCTTACACAGGAAGACATGCTTCAGAATTTTGGATGATAGAGCCAGAAATAGTTTTTGCAGACCTTGAAGATAATATGGAACTTGCAGAAGATATGATAAAATACGTTATAAACTATGTTTTAGAGAATGCTCCTGAAGAAATGGAATTCTTTAATAGCTTTATAGATAAAGGATTACTAGAAAGATTAAATAAAATAGTAAACTCTGAATTTGTTAGAATAACATATACTAAGGCAGTAGAGCTATTACTTGAATCAGGTCATGAGTTTGAGTATCCAGTAGAATGGGGATGTGACCTTCAAACTGAACATGAAAGATATATAACGGAACAAATATACAATTGTCCAGTATTTGTTACAGATTATCCAAAAGATATAAAAGCTTTCTATATGAGAATGAATGAAGATGGTAAAACTGTTAGAGCAATGGATTTATTAGTTCCTGGTGTTGGAGAGATAGTTGGAGGTTCTCAGAGAGAAGAAAGAGAAGATGTACTATTAGATAGAATTCATGAAATGGAATTAAATGAAGAAGATTACTGGTGGTATTTAGAACTTAGAAAATTTGGTACTGCTACTCACTCTGGATTTGGTCTTGGATTTGAAAGAATAATTATGTATATGACAGGTATGTCTAACATAAGAGACGTTATACCTTTCCCAAGAACTCCTAAAAATGCTGAATTCTAA